From Anopheles arabiensis isolate DONGOLA chromosome 3, AaraD3, whole genome shotgun sequence, a single genomic window includes:
- the LOC120903434 gene encoding juvenile hormone epoxide hydrolase 1-like, with protein MGLGTQFLCLFVGCVSLAGYSYYRELTTPLPVPTLQLDEYWGPGDGATYQEDTSIRSFNISVDTQTIQKLLQQLKDLPHLAQPLENADSFEYGFNSNRLREIVHFWRERYLPKWATEREPYLNRYPHYKTQIQGLDIHYIHARPDAGKRTVLPLLLLHGWPGSVREFYDIIPLLTAPSTEREFTFEVIVPSLSGFGWSQGSAKVGFGGQKMAVVMRNLMERIGHKRFFVHGGDWGALITDMMGTYFPDNVIGIHQSGCGVIGTLATWKTMIASVAPSLFVEKRHVPYYFPLGSYFREILLESGYMHLQATKPDTIGTALLGNPIGLAAYILEKFSTQTDRAFRKLPDGGLERAFSLDALLDNLMIYYLTDSITTSQRLYAEAFSKRELFAGELERIPNLVPAACAKFRHDVLQTIDWALRGHYHNLVQSNHFEDGGHFSVMQVPEVIYRDILEFVKKMFKG; from the exons ATGGGACTCGGGACACAGTTTCTTTGCCTGTTTGTAGGATGTGTTAGTTTGGCAGGGTATTCCTACTATCGAGAATTGACTACCCCTCTGCCCGTTCCAACGCTCCAGCTGGATGAATATTGGGGACCGGGCGATGGAGCAACCTACCAAGAGGACACCTCTATACGATCGTTCAATATTTCCGTCGACACTCAAACGATCCAGAAGCTCCTACAACAACTAAAGGATCTACCTCATCTAGCACAGCCGCTCGAAAATGCCGACAGTTTCGAGTATGGATTCAACAGTAATCGTTTACGCGAAATTGTACATTTCTGGCGCGAACGGTACCTCCCGAAATGGGCCACCGAACGTGAACCGTATCTGAATCGCTATCCACATTACAAGACCCAAATTCAAGGTCTGGACATACATTACATCCATGCACGTCCGGATGCTGGGAAGAGAACGGTACTTCCGCTACTGCTACTTCACGGTTGGCCTGGATCGGTACGAGAGTTCTACGACATCATTCCACTGCTTACTGCACCATCCACCGAGCGTGAGTTTACCTTCGAAGTGATCGTACCAAGCTTGTCCGGTTTTGGGTGGTCTCAGGGCAGTGCGAAGGTGGGTTTCGGAGGTCAAAAGATGGCCGTCGTCATGAGGAACCTGATGGAACGGATCGGTCACAAGCGGTTCTTTGTGCATGGAGGCGACTGGGGAGCACTGATCACGGACATGATGGGGACATACTTTCCAGACAATGTTATAG GCATCCATCAGTCTGGCTGCGGTGTGATAGGAACTCTCGCCACTTGGAAAACGATGATCGCAAGCGTTGCTCCTTCATTATTTGTGGAAAAGCGACACGTTCCTTACTACTTCCCACTCGGATCGTACTTTAGGGAAATTCTTCTCGAGTCCGGTTACATGCACCTGCAGGCAACGAAACCGGACACGATCGGAACCGCACTGCTCGGTAACCCAATCGGACTCGCCGCTTACATTctggaaaagttttccacccAAACCGACCGAGCGTTTCGCAAGCTGCCCGACGGTGGTCTTGAACGAGCGTTCAGTCTCGACGCCCTGCTAGACAACTTGATGATCTACTATCTGACCGACAGTATCACTACCTCGCAAAGGCTGTATGCGGAAGCGTTCAGCAAGCGAGAACTGTTTGCCGGTGAGTTGGAACGGATTCCCAACCTGGTACCGGCGGCATGTGCTAAGTTTAGGCACGATGTGCTACAAACGATCGATTGGGCCTTGCGGGGACACTATCACAACTTGGTGCAGAGCAACCATTTCGAAGATGGAGGACACTTTTCCGTAATGCAGGTGCCGGAGGTTATATACCGAGATATATTGGAATTTGTGAAAAAGATGTTTAAAGGTTAG
- the LOC120903437 gene encoding actin-like protein 6A, translating to MSGSGMLYGGDEIGALVFDPGHHSLRVGYAQDDTPKADIPSVVGVGPADPVMNSDLETKADNNIGSTNKYYVDTTHINVARPNMEIQSYMKDGMIENWDLFEKVIDYVYAKVVQSDSMYHPVLFSESAWNVRNNRERLTELMLEKYNVPAFFLVKNAVLAAFANGRATALVVDSGATHTSAVPVHEGYVLSQAVVKSPLGGDYLSLQCRHYLEGQNIDLTPTYAIASKDVIKERDTARFTPKELPEKLTASWQQYMLKGLLQDFQMSAVQVLETPYDERTAAAIPAVHYEFPNGYHQDFGPERFKLAESLFDHNMLGAGQLASASVGMCDADVRLSLYGSVVVTGGNSLLPGFAERLNRDLQHRAPSNTRLKMISANGSVERRFGAWIGGSILGSIGTFQQMWISSQEYEESGKSQVERKCP from the exons ATGAGCGGTAGCGGCATGCTGTACGGGGGCGATGAAATCGGTGCGCTCGTGTTCGATCCGGGCCACCATTCGCTGCGGGTAGGGTACGCACAGGATGACACACCGAAAGCCGACATCCCGTCCGTGGTCGGCGTTGGTCCGGCAGATCCGGTCATGAATTCGGATCTGGAGACGAAAGCGGACAACAACATTGGCAGCA cgAACAAGTACTACGTAGACACAACGCACATCAATGTCGCACGGCCAAACATGGAAATTCAGTCGTACATGAAGGATGGCATGATTGAGAACTGGGATCTGTTCGAAAAGGTCATTGACTACGTGTATGCGAAG GTTGTTCAGTCGGACTCGATGTACCATCCGGTGCTGTTTTCCGAATCTGCCTGGAACGTGCGCAACAATCGCGAACGGCTGACCGAGCTCATGCTGGAAAAGTACAATGTTCCGGCATTCTTTCTCGTTAAAAATGCCGTTTTGGCCGCGTTTGCCAACGGGCGCGCAACGGCACTGGTGGTGGACAGCGGTGCAACACATACCTCAGCCGTCCCCGTTCAT GAAGGATACGTCCTCAGCCAGGCGGTAGTAAAATCTCCCCTTGGCGGTGATTACCTTTCCCTGCAGTGTCGCCATTATCTCGAAGGGCAAAACATTGACCTCACGCCAACGTACGCGATCGCTTCGAAGGACGTGATAAAGGAGCGCGATACGGCCCGGTTCACGCCGAAGGAGCTGCCGGAAAAGCTGACCGCCTCCTGGCAGCAGTACATGCTGAAGGGGTTGCTGCAGGACTTCCAGATGTCGGCCGTGCAGGTGCTGGAAACGCCGTACGATGAGCGTACGGCCGCCGCCATCCCGGCCGTACACTACGAGTTCCCGAACGGGTACCATCAGGACTTTGGTCCGGAGCGGTTCAAGCTGGCGGAGAGCCTGTTCGATCACAACATGCTCGGGGCGGGCCAGCTAGCATCGGCCAGCGTCGGCATGTGCGATGCGGACGTTCGCCTGTCGCTGTACGGTTCGGTGGTGGTGACGGGCGGCAACTCGCTGCTGCCCGGGTTTGCCGAACGGCTTAACCGGGACCTGCAGCACCGTGCGCCGTCGAACACGCGGTTAAAGATGATCTCGGCGAACGGGTCGGTCGAGCGGAGGTTCGGCGCGTGGATCGGTGGCTCGATTCTGGGCAGCATCGGCACATTCCAGCAGATGTGGATCTCCTCGCAGGAGTACGAAGAGTCGGGCAAAAGTCAGGTGGAGCGGAAGTGTCCCTAG
- the LOC120903436 gene encoding juvenile hormone epoxide hydrolase 2-like, whose amino-acid sequence MGFMLRVLFVGISLATAVVFKQYRNLTAPMPVPDLNMKQYWGPGDVKQYKEDASIKPFKVSYDAAVIEKLRGKLTDVPKLTPPLDGVAFEYGFNTNRLQDILKYWRTTYLDKWSEREKFLNKFPHFQTQIQGLNIHYIHVKPKVPAGTKVLPLLLLHGWPGSVREFYDIIPLLTTSSKDKDFVFEVIVPSLPGYGWSQGSAKKGLSPSEVAIVMKNLMSRVGFEQFYIQGGDWGSLIGNYIATYFQSNVLGVHLNMCSIMTPLSYPKMFLAALKPSLFIDEQYTDFYFPLSAKFANIIEETGYMHIQATKPDTIGTVLQGNPVGLAAYILEKFSTWTNPAYRNLPDGGLEKYFSLDALLDNVMIYYLTDSITTSQRIYAEAFASDELKKEIDRIPTAVPAACAKFRHELFQQIDWVLKDHFTNLVQSNHFEDGGHFAAMQLPEVLYKDFVAFIASIQK is encoded by the exons ATGGGCTTTATGTTGAGAGTTTTGTTCGTGGGGATTTCGCTGGCCACAGCCGTGGTCTTCAAGCAGTATCGCAACCTTACTGCACCGATGCCTGTCCCCGATTTGAACATGAAACAGTACTGGGGCCCGGGAGATGTGAAACAGTACAAGGAGGACGCGAGCATTAAACCGTTCAAGGTGTCGTACGATGCGGCAGTGATCGAGAAGCTGCGCGGCAAGTTGACGGACGTGCCCAAGCTAACGCCACCGCTCGACGGGGTTGCCTTTGAGTATGGGTTCAACACGAACCGGCTGCAGGACATCCTCAAGTACTGGCGCACCACGTACCTGGACAAATGGAGCGAGCGGGAGAAGTTCCTCAACAAGTTCCCCCACTTCCAGACCCAGATCCAGGGCCTCAACATTCACTACATTCACGTGAAGCCGAAGGTGCCGGCCGGTACGAAGgttctgccgctgctgctactgcacgGGTGGCCCGGATCGGTGCGCGAGTTTTACGACATCATCCCCCTGCTGACGACCAGCTCGAAGGATAAGGACTTTGTGTTCGAGGTGATTGTACCGAGCCTGCCCGGGTACGGCTGGTCGCAGGGCAGCGCCAAGAAGGGCCTGAGCCCGTCGGAGGTGGCGATCGTGATGAAAAATCTGATGAGTCGTGTCGGCTTCGAACAGTTCTACATCCAGGGCGGTGACTGGGGATCGCTGATCGGGAACTACATTGCCACCTACTTCCAGAGCAACGTACTGG GTGTTCATCTCAACATGTGCTCCATCATGACGCCACTGTCCTACCCGAAGATGTTCCTTGCCGCCCTAAAGCCTTCGCTGTTTATCGATGAGCAGTACACCGATTTCTATTTCCCATTGAGCGCTAAGTTTGCTAACATCATTGAAGAAACGGGCTACATGCACATACAGGCAACGAAACCGGACACGATCGGTACGGTCCTGCAGGGTAATCCGGTCGGCCTGGCCGCCTACATACTGGAGAAGTTCTCCACCTGGACCAATCCGGCCTATCGCAATCTGCCGGACGGTGGGCTCGAGAAATACTTCAGCCTCGACGCACTGCTAGACAACGTGATGATCTACTATCTGACCGATAGCATTACCACGTCGCAGCGAATCTACGCCGAGGCGTTCGCATCGGACGAGCTGAAGAAGGAGATCGATCGCATTCCGACTGCAGTGCCGGCCGCCTGTGCCAAGTTCCGGCACGAGCTGTTCCAGCAGATCGATTGGGTGCTGAAGGATCACTTTACCAATCTGGTTCAGAGCAACCATTTCGAGGACGGAGGTCACTTTGCGGCCATGCAGCTGCCCGAGGTGCTGTACAAAGATTTCGTGGCGTTCATTGCCTCGATTCAGAAGTGA
- the LOC120903435 gene encoding juvenile hormone epoxide hydrolase 1-like: MGIVARIGLILLGIFIALGYKAYEQLSVTPRLPNNIEFFEYWGPEGGDPYGGSLEIVPFNVSYPPEVIERLRKQLHDAPSLTAPLEEAAFQYGFNSERLKEIVQYWRTDYLDRWDERQAYLNRFTHFKTKIQGLDIHFIRDKLESVRNPKRIVPLLLLHGWPGSVREFYDIIPMLSNRTSDKEYVFDVIVPSLPGYGWSEGSSKPGLSTSKVAVIMKNLMARLGYRSFYIQGGDWGAIIGNLMAILFEKDILGVHLNMCMGSGSPLTMGKMILTSLAPSYFIEKQHIDFYHPTWPKIVELILEGGYLHLQATKPDTIGTALQNNPVGLAAYILEKFSTWTNPANRNLQDGGLEQHYSLDALLDNVMIYYLTDSITTSQRLYAESFSADELGKAYENIPTNVPAACAKFRHELFQYPDWILKEHFTNLMQSNHYNDGGHFAAMQLPEVLYKDIVQFVNRLYVR; this comes from the exons ATGGGGATAGTAGCACGAATCGGTCTAATTCTGCTCGGTATTTTTATCGCACTCGGTTACAAGGCGTACGAGCAACTCTCCGTAACGCCACGTCTACCGAACAATATAGAGTTTTTTGAATACTGGGGTCCCGAAGGAGGCGACCCGTACGGGGGCAGTTTGGAGATCGTTCCGTTTAATGTTTCCTACCCGCCGGAAGTGATTGAAAGGTTGCGCAAACAGCTGCACGATGCACCATCGCTTACTGCCCCACTGGAGGAAGCCGCTTTCCAGTACGGATTCAATAGTGAGCGTTTGAAAGAAATTGTCCAGTACTGGCGAACGGATTATTTGGATCGCTGGGATGAGCGGCAAGCGTACTTGAACCGATTCACGCACTTTAAAACCAAGATACAAGGTTTGGATATTCACTTTATACGTGATAAGTTGGAGTCGGTTCGCAATCCGAAGCGTATCGTGCCGCTGCTATTGTTGCACGGTTGGCCCGGGTCGGTTCGGGAGTTCTACGATATTATTCCAATGCTGAGCAATCGGACGAGTGATAAGGAGTATGTGTTTGATGTGATTGTGCCGAGTCTGCCCGGGTACGGTTGGTCTGAGGGTTCCTCGAAACCGGGCCTAAGCACGTCCAAGGTAGCGGTCATTATGAAAAATCTAATGGCACGCCTAGGGTACAGAAGCTTCTACATTCAGGGTGGTGACTGGGGGGCGATCATTGGGAATTTGATGGCCATTCTTTTCGAGAAAGACATTTTGG GAGTTCATCTCAACATGTGCATGGGAAGCGGAAGCCCTCTCACCATGGGAAAAATGATCCTCACCAGCTTAGCCCCGAGCTATTTCATTGAGAAACAGCACATCGACTTCTACCATCCAACGTGGCCAAAGATTGTGGAGCTTATTCTGGAGGGAGGCTACCTACACCTGCAAGCTACCAAACCCGATACCATCGGTACGGCCCTGCAAAACAATCCCGTAGGACTGGCGGCTTACATTCTGGAGAAGTTTTCCACCTGGACCAATCCAGCCAATCGCAACCTGCAAGATGGCGGCCTTGAGCAACACTACTCACTGGACGCGCTGCTGGACAACGTGATGATTTACTACCTGACCGACAGCATCACCACATCGCAACGACTGTACGCGGAATCGTTCAGCGCGGACGAGCTTGGCAAGGCGTACGAAAACATTCCCACCAATGTCCCGGCCGCGTGTGCCAAATTTCGGCATGAGCTGTTCCAGTATCCCGACTGGATACTGAAGGAACACTTTACGAATTTAATGCAAAGCAATCACTACAACGATGGCGGCCACTTTGCCGCCATGCAACTGCCCGAGGTGCTTTACAAGGATATTGTGCAGTTTGTGAATCGGCTGTATGTGCGCTAG